Genomic segment of Amphibacillus xylanus NBRC 15112:
TTAAGAAAGTGCAACAATAAGCCAGGTCAATATTGCCTGTATTATCATTTAGGCCAGTGCTTAGCCTGTGCAGATACACCACCATCTGAAGAAGAATATCTAGCGATTGTAAAGGATGTCGTTTCATTCTTAAATGGAGATCATCAAGCTATTAGGAAGCAGCTACAAGAAAAAATGCAAATAGCTAGTGACGATCTTAATTTTGAACGAGCCAAAGAGCTTCGTGATCAGATTCAGCACATTGATGTGATCATGGAACGCCAAACGATGATTCTAAGCGATCGGATTGATCGTGATATTTTTAATTATAGCTACAATAAAGGCTGGATGTGCGTTCAAGTCTTTTTCATCCGACAAGGTAAGTTAATTGAACGAGATGTGTCAATTTTTCCTTTTTATAATGATGCAGAAGAAACATTTGTCACATTTATTGGTCGATTTTACTTACATCACAATCATATTCGACCTAAAGAAGTACTCGTTCCAGCCCCAGTTGATTATAAGCTATTATCACAATTACTTGAAGTCGATGTAACGATTCCGTATCGAGGTAAACGCAAAGACCTACTTGAACTCGCAGGTAAAAATGCGAAAATTGCCCTCGAAGAAAAATTCTCTTTAATTGAACGAGACGAAGAACGAACAATTAAGGCAATTGAACGATTAGGTGAAAAATTAAATATTCAAACACCAATCCGGATTGAAGCATTTGACAACTCGAATATTCAAGGAACAGACCCTGTTTCAGCAATGGTCGTATTTATCGACGGAAAGCCGGATAAAAAGGAATATCGAAAATACAAAATTCGAAGCGTTGAAGGCCCTGATGATTATGAAACAATGCGAGAGGTCATTAGACGTCGTTATACGAGAGTTTTAAAAGAAAATTTACCACTGCCAGATTTAATTATTGTTGATGGTGGTAAGGGACAAATGTCAGCAGCTCTAAGTGTACTTGAAGATGAGCTAGGACTTGATATCCCATTGTGTGGTTTAGCAAAAGATGAGCGTCATAAAACGAGCGAGTTATTATATGGCGACCCTCCAACAGTGATTAATCTTGATCGAAAATCACAAGAATTTTATTTAATTCAACGAATCCAAGATGAAGTACACCGCTTTGCAATCACATTCCACCGCCAATTAAGAGGCAAAAGTGCATTTAAATCAATCTTAGATGACATACCTGGAGTGGGCGTTAAAAGACGCAATCTATTATTAACACACTTTAAATCAATTACTGAAATAAAAGATGCCCCACTTGAAACAATTAAACGCCTTGGAATCCCAGAGCCAACAGCCAAGATGATTCAACAATATTTGAATGAACATGACGAAACATAAAATAAGCGCCTAATCATTATGATGATAGGCGCTTCATTTTTATTTATGATTCGATTAACGGTAGTGCTGAACGCGTAATTCTACGAAATTTTTTCGAGGTTTTTCTTCGTCAACACATTCACACTGAAAGGAGAGAATTTGCTCCATCGCCGCAGCTAAAAAGCCAGCCTCTAGTCGATAATCTGTTGCAATGCCTAAGCGGTGTCGTTCTGTGATCACGCGTGTCTGTAATTTAAAGATGTGCTCTGCTCTTTTTTCTTTAATTAGCTCCAAAGTTCCCCAACCAACTTTTTTAAAAAACTCACTAATCTGGTCAATCGACTCAAATGACTGTGCACGTGCTAAATTCTTACCCATAACATATAGGATAAGAGGAGCATCCTTTCCAAGCAGATCAGGCAAAGCAACATACCTTAACAAATCATAACCTGAGCCCGTCGTTTCGATTTCATTTACGATTTTATCTATCTGTTCAATATTTCTTTGCATAACAAAAGCCCCCTAAATATATACCTATAATCATTATCACCTTTACAGGGCTTGTTTGCAATATCTTTCATTGTTGCGACTTATGTAAAATGCAATTTTTTAAAAAACTATTTCAAAACTTGTTTCATTCACCTTCACAGAAACAAAACTACAACATAAAATACCATGACTACATGTATTAATACCCTCTAAAGCCGCAACTTTAATGACAGCAAGGAGGGGTCTAGACTTGAAAGAACACGACTACAAGCCGAAGCAAATATTAACGAAACGTGAGAAAGAAGTTTTCGAATTACTCGTACAAGATAAAACGACGAAAGATATTGCAGATGAACTATTCATATCCCAAAAAACTGTAAGAAATCACATTTCTAATACAATTCAGAAACTTGGTGTAAAGGGGCGAGCGCAAGCTGTTGTTGAGCTTTTGCGTATGGGAGAGCTAAAGCTCTAACAAAAACCGACTTCTTTTTAAGGAAGTCGGTTACTTTTTAATTTATTATTCTAATATACTTAAATCAATGTTAATTTCTTCACTTACATCATTGATTGCTTTACCTAAATCTTGTATAGTCAATCGACTTAAGTTACCTTCACCCGTATGACCAAGCTGTCTGACATAAACATCATCAATTTTATTAAATCTTCCTGTTGGACCACCAGTCATGACTAAATTCGTACCCAAATTAGGGTCTTCTCTATTATCTAGAAAAAGAAGATAGGTTTCACCAATTTCGAGAAGTGGATCATCACTATATCTCCAATTTGGTCCACCGACTTGTAAAACTTCAATTTCATCATCATAACCAAGTTCGTTATGAAGATAGTTATTAACTGTTGCTTTATAAACAGAGTGTTCTTGCGTAAAGAATTCATGATGTTCAACTTCTATAACTTCAACGAGCTCAGTTACTGTGAGCTCAGCGATAATTTCAGCTTCTTTAGTTAGTTCCCTAAGTGAATAGGTCATTCGTGATGGATAAACAATAGTTGGTTCTGTATTTTCATTAATAGTTGAATCTTCTGTATGATTACACCCAACAAGCAATAAACTAACGACAATAGCAATGAATAAATAACTTTTTCTCACAAAGCAACCTCCTAAATTATTTTAATAATTTATATTGTTTGCTGCATTTACCTCATCTACACTAGGTCTATTAATTTCAGTGGTAAGTTACTTGTTATTTAATTTAAAATTAGTAATGTCTCTTCTAATATTAAGGTTTTATACTTTAATAAGATAAAGATCAACAAGTATGATATGACTTGATGTGGTTAAAGAGCCTGTGTTCAAATGTAACGGAATAAAAGCTCTCAATAGAGGGACGAGGGACTACTGTAAATACAAAGCGGTCTTTGAATAAGATAAAGGATTATTATTTAAGTTTTCTGTATTATTCTATTATACTTAAATCAATGTTTAATTCTTCATTGCGCTCGTTTAATGTTTGGATTAATTCACGTTCTGTCAATTCTTTCAAACCATTATCACCGATAGGATTAACTTGTCTCACAAATACATCACCTACTTTATTATACCTTCCTTGGGGTCCACCGGTTATTGCTAAATTTCTTCCTAGGTAAGTATCTTCTCGTTCATCTAAAAAGACAATATAAGTTTCTCCCACTTCGAGTAATGGATCATTATCAAATTGTCAATTAGGCCCACCAGGTTGTAAGAACTTGATTTGTTCTCCGTAACTAAGGTCATCATAAAAGTAACGGTTAATTTTTGCCTCGTATATTGTGTATTCATGAGTTGTCCATTCATCAAAACTGACTTCTACAACATCAGCAATATCTGTTATTGTGATATTGGCAATGATATCTGCTTCTTCTGTTGCTTGTTCAAGGGTAACTTCTCGTAATGCCCCTTGAACAATTTGTGGCATTACGCTTTCATTAGTTGTTGAATTTTTTTCATTACTACATCCGATGATTAATAATCCAATGAAAATAAGAAGTATTAAACTATTTTTTCGCACAGGTTAACCTCCTAATGAATTTTTATAACTAATATGAATTGATCCAATCAACCGCATTAAGCTCATCAACACTAGGCGTTTTAATCCATCTAGTTGTAGGATCTGGGCGCATAATCTGGTAAGCATTATTAAAATGAGCTAGTCCGAGTACATGGCCAAATTCAATAAGCATTCTCTAAAGCTTTTTTTACCATCTCTGTTGTCATTGATCGCGAAAAAGAGTAACCAATCACTTTCTTAGTGTGCAAATCTAATACAGATGCAAGGTAGCACCAACCATGACGAAACGTATGAATATAGGTGATATCGCCAACCCATTTCTCGTTAATCGTTGTCGTGGAAAAATCCCTGTTGATGATATTTTCCTTTTCTACAACCTTTTGTTTACTAGCGGTTGGTCGAAATTTCTTTACAGTGATAGACTTAATCCCAGCCTTTCTCATCAGGCGTTGAACGCGTTTTAAACTGATTGAATAGCCTTGTTTTCTAACGCCTTGTGAAATCTTAGGTGCACCGTAGCGTTTTTTACTCTCTTCATGAATGTGTCTGATTTTATCAGTATATTCACGGTTTTCACGATCACGATTTGATTCTGTTTTAGTTAATGATTCATAATAGGTAGACCTTGGTATATCAAGCGTTTGACACATTGTAGCGATAGGATAGTCATCTTTGTGTTCTGAAATAAACTCTGTCAGTTCACTGTTGTTTACTTTCTTGCGAATATGGCCATAGCCTTTTTTAAGATTTCAAGCTCCTGTTTTAAGCGAAGGTATTCTTTTTGAATGGCATCGACTTCTTTAGGTGTCACTTCTTTGCCATCAACACCTTCAACTGGAGTAAAGTCCTTGATCCATTTATAAATAGTAACTTCAGAAACGCCATATTCGCTACTTAAATCCTTTACAGAACTTCCAGAATGATAAAGATCAACCAACATTTTTTTGAAGTCATCATTATACCGATGACCATGTTTTCTTTGATTCATTGTGACACATCCTCCTTAAATTCATTGTATATAATTTAACTTAGATGTGTCCATGAAACTATACTAGCATCATAGACACTAAACGCGCACCTTCACTAGCAACATTTTTCCCCATAGTCCAACTCTACTAACAAACATAATAAACCCCCAATTCAAACTTCAGAGTACCTTCTGTCCTTAAATAATGTTATGATACAATGAGAAAATAAAATCTTAAAGGAGGCGAGGTAACGGTGGAATGTGAAGGAAATTCAATTGCTATGATAGAGCGAAATATACGATACATAAACGGTATAATAAAACATAAAGGTAGAGAGATTTTAAAAGACTATTCGATTACGACACCACAGTTTATTGCATTACAGTGGTTACTAGAAGAAGGAGATCTGACAATCGGTGAATTGTCGCACAAATTAAATTTAGCTTTTAGCACGACAACGGACTTAATAGATCGAATGGAGCGGAATAAGTTAGTTGAACGTAAACGAGATGAGAAAGATCGACGTGTTGTAAGAATTCATCTCTTACCAGTCGGACATAAAATTATTTGTGAAGTGATAAAAATGCGCCAAATTTACTTAAGTGAGGTACTATCAGATGTAGCAACTGATAAGGTGGATATGCTCGATGAATTATTAAAAATTTTACTAGAAAAAATGAAAAAAGATCTTGAAAATAAATAGAATGTTAGAAAATGAGGGATAAAATTGGATCAACCAATAGGAGTGATTGATTCAGGGGTTGGTGGTCTAACTGTAGCTCGTGAATTAATGCGTCAATTACCAAAAGAACAGATTATTTATTTAGGCGATACGCTTCGCTGTCCGTATGGTTCACGACCGGAACAAGAAGTGATTCAGTTTACATTAGAAATGGTAGACTTTTTAATGCAAAAGAAGATTAAGTTACTCGTAATCGCGTGTAACACAGCAACTGCATTTACATTAGACTTATTAAAGGAAAAGCTGGATATTCCGGTAATTGGTGTTATTCAACCGGGTGCTAGGGCAGCAATTAAGGTGACAAAGACAAAAGAAGTTGCAGTCATTGGGACTGAAGGGACGATTAAAAGTGAAGCATATCCACAGGCGCTTCAACAAATTTCATCGAAGATTTCTGTTAGTAGCTTAGCTTGTCCTCAATTTGTCCCGTTAGTAGAACGTGGAGATTTTTCAAGTCATGAAATGAAAGAAGTTGTCAGCGAATCATTAGCTTCGTTAAAGCAGGTAAAGAATCTTGATACATTGATACTAGGCTGTACTCATTACCCGATTATTTCTGATCAGATTCAATTAGAGATGGGTAACCAAGTTCAAATTATTTCTTCAGGTGAAGAAACAGCTCGAGAAGTGAGTACGATACTATCTTATAACCAGTTGGCGTATCGAGGTGATCGACAGCCTCAGCATGAATTTTTCACTACAGGATCCGCTCAACTGTTTCAACAAATCGCAAATGTTTGGATGGATGAACCGGTGGAAAATGTTAAACACGTCGTCATTAATCAAACTATTGATAACAAGTAGTTTAACTACTTGTTTTTTAATACAAGCAGGTCTAATTTATAAAAAGGGCTCGTATACATATTAGTACAAACCATCTAGAGGAGGGTACGTATGAATATACGAGTACTAACGAAACGAACGATGCAACTTTTATTAATTGTCGCTACTTTATTTTTTGTTATAGGGTGTAATTCATCAAAGGAAGACGACTTAGAGGATATGGATGCACCGCAAGATTTGGTAGAGGACGAGCTGACTGAGGATTCGGAGGAGGATGCGTCTGATTTATCAGCTGAAACTGTTTCACGAAGACTGTATTTGTTAAGTAAAGAAGGAGTAGTGGTACCTCATACATTTGAGTTACCAAAACTAGAAACAAATGAAGTTGCTGCGCAAGCTGTTGAATATTTAGTAGAAGGTGGACCGATTACGAATCTATTACCTAACGGCTTTGAAGCTGTATTGCCTGCCGGTACTGAAGTACTTGGTTTGAATTTAGAGGAAGATGGTACATTAGTAGTCGATTTGTCTGAAGAGTTTTTAGAGTATGATGGCTCTAAGGAACAACAAATTATTCAAGCGATGACGTATACACTTACGGAATTTGATAGTGTAGAACGTGTGAAGTTATGGGTGAATGGATTTGAGCAAAATTCAATGCCTGTAAATGGAACGCCAATTCGCGACGGCTATAGTCGTGCAAATGGAATTAATATTCTTGATACAGACGCAGTCGATTTAATTAATAGTGAGGCAGTTACAATCTATTACCCAGCGCAAATGGGTGCAAACATGTACTATGTTCCAGTTACGCAACATATTGAGTCTGATGATTTAAATCGTGGTATCGTTGAAGCACTACTAAGTGGACCGACTTATGAATCAAAATTACTTCATGTGTTTAATCCGAATATCGAGTTAATCGATGTGAGCGTTACAGATGAAGGAATTATGACAATTGAGTTTACTGAGGAAATCTTAGCTGATGTAAATGAAGCTTATATTGCTGATGAAGTAATTGAAACATTAGTTTTAACTTTAACGGATTTACCTGATGTAAATGGTGTTTCTATTAGTGTTGAGAATGTTGAACAAATTTTTAATGAACACGGCATTCCATATAGTGAACCAGTCACACGCGAGTCATTTGTTCCTACTGGTCGTTTCTAAGCTGATTTATCAGCTTTTTTTTTACCCTTTTTTAAAAAACTTTCGAATGAAATTATCGATTGAGCTAAAAATATGTTACGATTGTTTAGAATAGGAGGATTGTCAAATGAGACCAAATAATAGAAATTCAAATGAATTACGAC
This window contains:
- the uvrC gene encoding excinuclease ABC subunit UvrC encodes the protein MSTTTIQEKLAVLPAEPGCYLMKDKNGTVIYVGKSKKLKNRVRSYFTGANDQKTQRLVQEIVDFEYVVTSSEIEALILEMNLIKKYDPRYNVLLKDDKSYPYLKVTNERHPRLIITRKVIRDKGKYFGPYTNVLAARETKKLLDRIYPLRKCNNKPGQYCLYYHLGQCLACADTPPSEEEYLAIVKDVVSFLNGDHQAIRKQLQEKMQIASDDLNFERAKELRDQIQHIDVIMERQTMILSDRIDRDIFNYSYNKGWMCVQVFFIRQGKLIERDVSIFPFYNDAEETFVTFIGRFYLHHNHIRPKEVLVPAPVDYKLLSQLLEVDVTIPYRGKRKDLLELAGKNAKIALEEKFSLIERDEERTIKAIERLGEKLNIQTPIRIEAFDNSNIQGTDPVSAMVVFIDGKPDKKEYRKYKIRSVEGPDDYETMREVIRRRYTRVLKENLPLPDLIIVDGGKGQMSAALSVLEDELGLDIPLCGLAKDERHKTSELLYGDPPTVINLDRKSQEFYLIQRIQDEVHRFAITFHRQLRGKSAFKSILDDIPGVGVKRRNLLLTHFKSITEIKDAPLETIKRLGIPEPTAKMIQQYLNEHDET
- a CDS encoding YslB family protein, with translation MQRNIEQIDKIVNEIETTGSGYDLLRYVALPDLLGKDAPLILYVMGKNLARAQSFESIDQISEFFKKVGWGTLELIKEKRAEHIFKLQTRVITERHRLGIATDYRLEAGFLAAAMEQILSFQCECVDEEKPRKNFVELRVQHYR
- a CDS encoding helix-turn-helix domain-containing protein, which produces MTARRGLDLKEHDYKPKQILTKREKEVFELLVQDKTTKDIADELFISQKTVRNHISNTIQKLGVKGRAQAVVELLRMGELKL
- a CDS encoding MarR family winged helix-turn-helix transcriptional regulator gives rise to the protein MIERNIRYINGIIKHKGREILKDYSITTPQFIALQWLLEEGDLTIGELSHKLNLAFSTTTDLIDRMERNKLVERKRDEKDRRVVRIHLLPVGHKIICEVIKMRQIYLSEVLSDVATDKVDMLDELLKILLEKMKKDLENK
- the racE gene encoding glutamate racemase encodes the protein MDQPIGVIDSGVGGLTVARELMRQLPKEQIIYLGDTLRCPYGSRPEQEVIQFTLEMVDFLMQKKIKLLVIACNTATAFTLDLLKEKLDIPVIGVIQPGARAAIKVTKTKEVAVIGTEGTIKSEAYPQALQQISSKISVSSLACPQFVPLVERGDFSSHEMKEVVSESLASLKQVKNLDTLILGCTHYPIISDQIQLEMGNQVQIISSGEETAREVSTILSYNQLAYRGDRQPQHEFFTTGSAQLFQQIANVWMDEPVENVKHVVINQTIDNK
- a CDS encoding GerMN domain-containing protein translates to MNIRVLTKRTMQLLLIVATLFFVIGCNSSKEDDLEDMDAPQDLVEDELTEDSEEDASDLSAETVSRRLYLLSKEGVVVPHTFELPKLETNEVAAQAVEYLVEGGPITNLLPNGFEAVLPAGTEVLGLNLEEDGTLVVDLSEEFLEYDGSKEQQIIQAMTYTLTEFDSVERVKLWVNGFEQNSMPVNGTPIRDGYSRANGINILDTDAVDLINSEAVTIYYPAQMGANMYYVPVTQHIESDDLNRGIVEALLSGPTYESKLLHVFNPNIELIDVSVTDEGIMTIEFTEEILADVNEAYIADEVIETLVLTLTDLPDVNGVSISVENVEQIFNEHGIPYSEPVTRESFVPTGRF